One segment of Acidianus sp. HS-5 DNA contains the following:
- a CDS encoding PaREP1 family protein: MEKDLYKVGEDYVEARVIESLSDLLLSLTLWKEGYTRNSAGKAFSAVKALMSALIVTNEDKLLDLTKDDKEKEWIKKKAHIVPTHSMYALAQMLRKIGIDIVNLVNFALDLHDYQYNGFEPDFSKYSKKEDVLTDLIIVVRETKKVICTYFPKYEVKEISEKIDELINEIVDGSK, translated from the coding sequence ATGGAGAAGGATCTTTATAAGGTTGGAGAGGATTATGTTGAAGCTAGAGTAATTGAGAGTTTGTCAGACCTCCTCCTTTCCCTTACTCTGTGGAAAGAGGGTTATACTAGGAATTCTGCCGGGAAAGCGTTTAGTGCAGTCAAAGCTTTGATGAGTGCACTCATAGTAACTAATGAGGATAAGCTTCTAGATCTAACTAAAGACGACAAAGAGAAGGAATGGATTAAGAAAAAGGCTCATATTGTACCTACTCACAGTATGTACGCTTTAGCACAAATGTTAAGGAAAATAGGGATCGATATTGTAAACCTTGTGAACTTTGCATTAGATCTCCACGACTATCAATATAACGGTTTCGAACCAGACTTCAGTAAATACAGTAAAAAAGAAGACGTGCTTACGGATTTGATTATCGTCGTGAGGGAGACTAAAAAGGTGATATGCACTTATTTCCCAAAGTATGAGGTTAAGGAAATTTCAGAAAAGATAGACGAGCTAATTAATGAAATAGTAGACGGTAGTAAATGA
- a CDS encoding energy-coupling factor transporter transmembrane component T, which produces MGFKGFERLTTYVEGNTPYHKLNPLTKLVVAFIVTVISAISIWWVGLIIGMSSLFFYYSLKRVKLILSFSSLQMVVSVLNYSFFVSPTILEEIFGNNLTVIWKFPSYFIYMGVVPCLTLQAIIYSFQVSMRIWSLFMFSGLIFLATTPSQIIRSFHKLKVPMPITFAVTVALVSLPRIFDSADTIMKLQLMKGIGYKKRIKFPYTLRALMESVVPLFIYEFKKAKTVSVSAETRAFMAYKTRTYIEDVIFSTIDKSVIALMMILLVVDIYFVSIGLIPSIPFHP; this is translated from the coding sequence CTGGGATTTAAGGGATTTGAGAGATTAACCACTTACGTTGAAGGTAATACTCCTTACCATAAGCTTAACCCTTTAACTAAACTCGTAGTGGCCTTCATTGTAACTGTAATTTCTGCAATCTCAATATGGTGGGTCGGTCTAATTATAGGAATGTCTTCCCTTTTCTTCTACTACTCCCTTAAGAGGGTTAAGTTAATACTCTCCTTCTCATCACTCCAAATGGTAGTCTCAGTCCTCAACTACTCCTTTTTTGTTTCTCCTACAATTTTAGAGGAGATATTCGGGAATAATTTGACTGTAATATGGAAGTTTCCTTCGTATTTCATATACATGGGCGTGGTTCCTTGCTTGACGTTACAGGCAATAATTTATTCCTTTCAAGTCAGCATGAGGATATGGTCTCTTTTCATGTTCTCTGGGTTAATTTTCCTCGCTACTACACCTTCGCAGATTATTAGGTCTTTTCATAAGCTCAAAGTTCCCATGCCCATAACCTTTGCAGTTACTGTAGCGTTAGTCTCCTTACCTAGGATATTCGATAGCGCTGATACTATAATGAAACTTCAGCTCATGAAGGGGATAGGTTATAAAAAGAGGATAAAGTTTCCTTATACTCTGAGGGCATTAATGGAATCCGTTGTGCCTCTCTTCATTTACGAATTTAAGAAGGCTAAAACTGTGAGCGTTTCAGCTGAGACTAGGGCTTTCATGGCTTATAAGACAAGAACCTATATTGAGGACGTTATATTCTCGACAATAGATAAGAGCGTAATAGCGTTAATGATGATACTACTTGTAGTTGATATTTATTTCGTTAGCATTGGCTTGATACCTTCAATTCCTTTTCACCCTTGA
- a CDS encoding winged helix-turn-helix transcriptional regulator gives MIVANVSKTEEAVVRNINTEEEFVLVSLDESLPLKFSKSLLGILGINAMNLILKSDLVQDAVEFIKAIKVQGEITLALNAEEYQFLKILYAISVMNVEAKFLYNGKEVGKFSDLKGIKVTRDEIQILKYVSAGITISKLAKVFNTSLTTAWRKVNELEAKGLIEKKEKEIRLTTKGEIIMRISA, from the coding sequence ATGATTGTAGCAAACGTGAGTAAGACTGAAGAGGCAGTAGTGAGGAATATAAATACTGAGGAAGAATTCGTACTTGTCTCGTTAGATGAATCCCTGCCTTTGAAGTTCTCTAAGTCATTGCTCGGAATATTAGGTATTAATGCAATGAATTTGATCTTAAAGTCTGACTTAGTTCAAGATGCTGTGGAGTTTATTAAGGCAATAAAAGTTCAGGGAGAAATAACATTAGCTTTAAATGCGGAAGAGTACCAATTCCTGAAAATCCTTTATGCAATAAGCGTTATGAACGTCGAAGCAAAGTTCCTATATAACGGAAAGGAAGTCGGAAAATTTTCCGACCTTAAGGGGATTAAAGTGACAAGAGATGAAATACAGATACTTAAGTATGTATCTGCGGGTATTACAATATCTAAGCTTGCCAAAGTTTTTAATACTTCTTTAACTACAGCGTGGAGAAAAGTCAATGAGCTGGAGGCCAAGGGTTTAATAGAGAAAAAGGAAAAGGAAATAAGGCTAACTACTAAGGGTGAAATAATTATGAGGATTTCAGCTTAA
- a CDS encoding MFS transporter encodes MIKASVAQFFGYLLDAYDFTLVTILSPFLAKLFFLPGMTFINVILTYGFTVVFRPLGGVILGRIGDKLGRRTGLILSMVFISFFIVGTALIPPYRILGIFSMVFFILIRIGIGIFTGGEYANGYVFVEEWSNNRRISGAFVQSGFGFGSLLATLLLVVHGLCWKYLFFIGGSLALIALWIRLGIGETPVFRKIKEEEKSANLLTAFKQKVILRLLFWFLGMMGLALSFFQFVPLILGSEGRIYYALAMIITLPFLLIFGKIYNKRILAFWGVLIVVTALPTFYYLPKLYLMAIIIGIITQAPWGAMPSLVTSFFKPCIRSTSVGLTVSLGMALGIWYTLAVSLSHEPLWLSSSVFLSISGILVAVSSLML; translated from the coding sequence ATGATAAAAGCCTCTGTTGCTCAATTCTTTGGGTATTTGCTAGATGCGTACGACTTCACTCTGGTTACAATTTTATCGCCTTTCCTAGCTAAACTCTTCTTCCTGCCCGGAATGACGTTCATTAACGTTATATTAACATACGGCTTTACTGTAGTTTTTAGACCTTTAGGAGGAGTAATTCTAGGCAGAATAGGAGATAAGTTAGGGAGGAGGACGGGATTAATTCTTTCAATGGTTTTCATATCCTTTTTCATTGTAGGTACTGCACTGATCCCTCCTTACAGGATTTTAGGAATTTTTTCAATGGTCTTCTTCATACTAATAAGGATAGGTATAGGAATATTTACTGGAGGAGAGTACGCAAACGGTTACGTCTTCGTTGAGGAGTGGAGTAATAATAGGAGAATTTCCGGAGCATTTGTGCAGAGCGGTTTCGGCTTTGGTTCATTACTTGCGACCTTGTTGTTAGTCGTTCACGGTCTGTGTTGGAAATACTTGTTCTTCATAGGAGGTTCTTTAGCTTTAATAGCACTGTGGATTAGGCTAGGGATTGGTGAGACCCCAGTTTTTAGGAAAATTAAGGAGGAAGAAAAGTCCGCGAACCTTCTTACGGCATTTAAGCAGAAGGTAATTTTGAGGCTACTATTCTGGTTCTTGGGAATGATGGGTTTAGCTTTATCCTTTTTCCAGTTTGTACCATTAATTTTAGGAAGTGAAGGTAGAATTTATTACGCCTTGGCAATGATAATTACTCTACCTTTCCTCCTCATCTTCGGGAAAATTTATAATAAAAGGATACTGGCATTTTGGGGAGTTTTAATCGTAGTAACCGCGTTGCCTACTTTCTATTATTTACCTAAATTGTATTTAATGGCAATAATAATAGGTATAATAACGCAAGCACCTTGGGGAGCAATGCCTTCTTTAGTCACTTCGTTCTTTAAACCTTGTATAAGATCTACATCAGTTGGGCTTACGGTCTCCTTAGGAATGGCTTTAGGGATTTGGTACACTCTAGCAGTATCATTATCTCACGAGCCGCTTTGGTTATCTTCATCAGTCTTCCTCAGCATAAGCGGGATATTAGTTGCGGTATCTTCACTTATGCTTTAA
- a CDS encoding nucleotidyltransferase domain-containing protein — protein sequence MLEKLKAFNWANYDLYFSVLFGSLAKKGEGNDIDIAVEFKKKMTLEDYTKLWVDLTDYLNTEKVDLTVINERTNCYLINEVFNDSIHGGLVEST from the coding sequence GTGCTCGAAAAGTTAAAGGCATTTAATTGGGCTAATTACGATTTATACTTTTCAGTACTATTCGGTTCTCTAGCTAAGAAAGGTGAAGGGAACGACATAGATATCGCAGTAGAATTCAAGAAGAAGATGACGTTAGAAGATTATACTAAGCTTTGGGTCGATTTGACTGACTACTTAAATACTGAGAAAGTAGATTTGACCGTCATAAATGAGAGAACGAACTGTTACTTAATCAATGAAGTGTTTAACGATAGTATACATGGAGGACTGGTGGAGAGTACATAG
- a CDS encoding acyl-CoA dehydrogenase family protein, whose protein sequence is MFPFESVQDFEIKISEEHELFRRSVREFSEEILAKHVMQIEKTNSIPDEAIVKAKELGLFGIGIPPEYGGQGGDSLMLAIANEEIARVYPAFAALIGANYLFTIPLLIFGTEEQKRKYVTPVAKGEVFAAHANTEPGAGSDIAGIKTTARKEGNKYIINGRKYFITGADRAKYLVVSARTNLPSKERWKGITFFILDTEMPGVKIGSKINVIGLRGEQPNEVILDNVEVPEENILGKVDEGFKVAVTTYDRGRVGVAAQAVGIAQGAFEKAFNYSLFRKTFDKPLISYEGIAFKLADMLAELEAARLLTYWAANMNDKNEKEAVMASSLAKLMATEVAEKVSSLSIKIHGGAGVDQQNGVERYLRDAIITTIYEGANDIQRLTIIRDLVRKIVGTNIEIM, encoded by the coding sequence TTGTTTCCGTTTGAAAGTGTACAAGATTTCGAAATCAAGATAAGTGAGGAACACGAGCTGTTTAGAAGAAGTGTAAGAGAATTCTCGGAGGAAATTTTAGCTAAACATGTTATGCAGATAGAAAAAACTAATTCTATTCCAGATGAAGCGATAGTCAAGGCAAAAGAACTAGGATTATTCGGTATAGGAATACCTCCAGAATATGGAGGTCAAGGAGGAGACTCTCTGATGCTTGCCATAGCTAATGAGGAAATAGCTAGAGTTTATCCAGCTTTTGCAGCACTTATAGGAGCTAATTACCTTTTTACGATTCCATTACTCATTTTCGGTACGGAAGAGCAGAAGAGGAAATATGTTACTCCAGTGGCTAAAGGTGAGGTTTTTGCAGCACACGCTAATACCGAACCCGGAGCAGGAAGCGACATTGCAGGAATAAAGACTACTGCAAGGAAGGAAGGAAATAAGTACATAATAAATGGAAGGAAATATTTCATAACCGGTGCTGATAGGGCAAAATATTTAGTAGTCTCTGCAAGGACAAATCTTCCATCAAAAGAAAGATGGAAAGGAATAACTTTCTTCATACTAGATACGGAAATGCCCGGAGTAAAGATAGGTAGTAAAATAAACGTAATAGGCTTAAGAGGAGAACAGCCTAACGAAGTTATATTAGATAATGTTGAAGTTCCAGAGGAAAACATTCTAGGTAAAGTGGACGAAGGATTCAAAGTTGCAGTCACGACATATGATAGGGGTAGAGTAGGCGTTGCAGCTCAAGCTGTAGGAATCGCTCAAGGAGCATTTGAGAAAGCATTTAACTACTCTCTTTTTAGGAAAACCTTTGATAAACCGTTAATATCGTATGAAGGAATAGCTTTCAAGTTGGCAGACATGTTAGCTGAATTGGAAGCAGCGAGGCTTTTAACTTATTGGGCTGCCAACATGAATGATAAAAATGAGAAAGAAGCGGTAATGGCGTCGTCATTGGCAAAACTCATGGCCACGGAAGTTGCAGAAAAAGTATCATCATTATCAATAAAAATACATGGAGGAGCAGGAGTGGATCAACAAAATGGGGTAGAAAGATATCTAAGAGACGCTATAATTACTACAATTTACGAAGGGGCAAACGATATTCAAAGATTAACAATTATAAGGGATTTAGTAAGAAAGATTGTCGGTACAAACATAGAAATTATGTAG
- a CDS encoding peroxiredoxin translates to MPEIGEKAPDFEAVDTDLKKVKLSDLKGKVVVLAFYPAAFTAVCTKEMCTFRDSMANFNKMDAAVLGISVDPPFSNKAFKEQNKLNFTVLSDYNREIVKKYGVYWEFPSLAGYILAKRSVFVIDKDGVIKYKWVSDDPTKEPPYDEIGKVVETLNK, encoded by the coding sequence ATGCCAGAAATTGGTGAAAAGGCACCTGACTTCGAGGCAGTGGACACAGACTTAAAGAAAGTAAAGCTGTCAGACCTCAAAGGTAAGGTAGTAGTTTTAGCTTTTTACCCGGCAGCCTTTACAGCAGTGTGTACAAAGGAAATGTGCACTTTCAGAGACTCTATGGCGAACTTCAACAAGATGGATGCAGCAGTTTTAGGAATAAGTGTGGACCCACCGTTTAGTAATAAGGCATTTAAGGAACAGAACAAGCTTAACTTTACAGTATTAAGCGACTACAATAGGGAGATAGTAAAGAAGTACGGAGTGTATTGGGAGTTCCCTTCGCTTGCAGGATATATATTAGCGAAAAGGTCTGTCTTCGTAATAGATAAGGATGGAGTTATTAAATATAAGTGGGTTTCAGACGATCCTACAAAGGAGCCACCTTACGACGAGATAGGGAAAGTCGTGGAAACTTTAAATAAATAA
- a CDS encoding 3-hydroxyacyl-CoA dehydrogenase/enoyl-CoA hydratase family protein, with protein MIRKFTVVGAGTMGHGIAEVAAISGLEVWLNDVAEEILKNAIEKISWSLSKLEEKGQIKSKDEVLSRIHVTTNQEEALKDTDFMIEAVIEDINIKSKVFSKADALSSDNAILASNTSSIPISEIAKYVKNQERVVGMHFFNPPVLMPLVEIVKGENTSEGTVKEAYNLVKNLGKDPVIVNKDIPGFLVNRILFRVIEVACWLVESGKASIEDVDYTAITDLGFPMGIFLLQDYTGLDVGYMVAKAMKERGVKMYECKMFEEKFKSKEFGVKSGKGFYTYPGKFVRPEFKGAKKVNTVLLLSSAINEASYLLREGISSKEDIEKGCKLGLGWPKGIFEYADSFGIDEVINALEELKKETKLENFTPDPLLISMKNEGRLGKKAGKGFYEYGKRNFNTIKYDIDGQIGIITLNRPEKLNVINEEMIKELNQILDEIEEDDRIRVIIIQGSGRAFCAGADISEFTRMTPIKAMIASRKLQELYNKIQFLTKPVISLINGYAIGGGLELVMSTDIRIASSNAQFGQPEINLGIIPGGGGTQRLPKLSRRKALQLILTGENISAKEAEELGIVDEVVDPSELENEGKKIASKISEKSPLALALAKYAVNLGNQTNIWTGEALESSFFGILFSTKDFEEGVKAFMERRRPQFKGE; from the coding sequence ATGATAAGAAAATTTACTGTGGTAGGAGCAGGGACGATGGGTCATGGAATAGCCGAAGTAGCAGCTATATCAGGGTTAGAAGTATGGCTAAACGACGTTGCTGAAGAAATATTGAAGAATGCTATAGAGAAAATTTCTTGGAGTTTATCAAAACTTGAGGAAAAGGGACAAATAAAAAGCAAAGATGAAGTTCTGTCCAGAATTCATGTAACCACTAACCAAGAAGAAGCACTTAAAGACACGGATTTTATGATAGAGGCAGTAATAGAGGATATTAATATAAAATCTAAGGTATTTTCAAAAGCAGATGCTTTATCCTCAGATAACGCTATACTGGCATCTAATACTAGCAGTATACCGATTTCTGAAATTGCGAAGTATGTTAAAAATCAGGAAAGAGTAGTTGGAATGCACTTCTTTAATCCACCAGTCCTTATGCCTTTAGTTGAAATAGTAAAAGGAGAAAACACGTCAGAGGGGACTGTAAAGGAAGCTTATAATTTAGTGAAGAACTTAGGAAAAGACCCTGTAATAGTAAATAAGGATATACCCGGCTTTCTTGTAAATAGAATATTATTTAGGGTAATCGAAGTAGCATGTTGGCTTGTTGAATCAGGTAAAGCAAGTATAGAGGATGTAGATTATACTGCTATTACAGATCTTGGTTTTCCAATGGGGATTTTCCTCCTTCAAGACTATACCGGTTTAGATGTAGGATACATGGTAGCTAAGGCAATGAAAGAAAGGGGTGTAAAAATGTACGAATGCAAAATGTTCGAAGAGAAATTCAAATCTAAGGAATTCGGAGTAAAGAGCGGGAAGGGCTTTTATACCTATCCGGGCAAATTTGTTAGACCAGAATTTAAAGGAGCAAAGAAAGTTAATACAGTTCTTCTCTTATCATCTGCAATAAATGAAGCCTCTTATCTACTGAGAGAAGGCATTTCGTCTAAAGAAGATATAGAAAAAGGATGCAAATTAGGATTAGGATGGCCAAAAGGAATATTTGAATACGCGGACTCTTTTGGCATAGATGAAGTGATAAATGCTTTAGAAGAGTTAAAGAAGGAAACGAAATTGGAGAACTTCACCCCAGATCCTTTGCTTATCTCAATGAAGAACGAAGGAAGATTGGGCAAAAAAGCTGGAAAAGGATTTTATGAATACGGAAAAAGGAATTTTAATACAATAAAATACGACATTGACGGGCAAATAGGTATTATAACGTTAAACAGACCGGAGAAACTTAATGTGATAAACGAGGAAATGATAAAGGAGTTAAATCAAATCCTTGACGAAATAGAGGAAGACGATAGAATAAGGGTAATCATAATACAAGGGAGCGGGAGGGCATTTTGTGCCGGAGCCGACATATCTGAATTCACTAGGATGACCCCAATAAAAGCAATGATAGCATCAAGGAAATTACAAGAATTATATAATAAAATACAATTTTTAACAAAACCTGTAATTTCATTGATCAATGGTTATGCAATAGGAGGAGGTTTAGAGCTGGTCATGAGTACGGATATAAGAATAGCGTCGTCGAATGCTCAATTCGGACAACCTGAAATTAACTTGGGTATTATACCCGGCGGTGGAGGGACTCAGAGATTACCTAAGTTATCAAGGAGAAAGGCACTTCAATTAATACTTACTGGAGAAAATATATCCGCAAAAGAAGCAGAGGAACTTGGGATTGTAGATGAAGTTGTAGATCCTTCAGAATTAGAGAATGAAGGAAAAAAGATAGCAAGCAAAATATCCGAAAAGTCTCCGTTAGCATTAGCTTTAGCAAAATATGCAGTAAATTTAGGTAACCAAACAAATATATGGACAGGAGAGGCATTAGAATCCTCATTTTTCGGTATCTTATTCAGTACTAAGGACTTTGAAGAAGGAGTTAAAGCATTTATGGAAAGGAGAAGACCACAATTTAAGGGAGAATAA
- a CDS encoding lipoate--protein ligase, giving the protein MYLVQLPEADPYHMLFATRLISAITKKLQDNVFALMTPTRKTFISVGYHEQMSKTVNLKLAKERGIPVIRRDTGGGTVIITKNQQGYRIGIYDRPSRVEEIYSLYLTPVIDVLKEYGKVEIRGQDLLLNGKKVSGNGAVTYDNITCITGSIIVKNDIAELAYLLNVSSEKFKDKIAMSIKDWVTGLSEEVGREVTTDEVREKLREVLLRKYNAKVYELKEEDLKYWDDISKPEERDDRDRLSYVEGCFKVASRVFLCNEERKFRKLVNVTVRLVDGKIDDVTITGDFFVQPRDLIEKLEKALQGKTPWESAVVIKDVLREGSIYGFTVDDLVSVFKDIGEKYLKRE; this is encoded by the coding sequence ATGTATCTAGTTCAGTTACCCGAGGCAGACCCATACCACATGTTATTTGCAACAAGGCTCATATCAGCAATAACCAAGAAACTGCAAGATAACGTATTTGCATTAATGACTCCTACTAGGAAGACGTTCATAAGCGTAGGTTACCACGAGCAAATGTCTAAAACTGTAAACCTGAAGTTAGCTAAAGAAAGGGGAATTCCGGTAATAAGGAGGGATACAGGAGGAGGTACGGTAATCATTACCAAAAACCAGCAAGGTTATAGGATAGGAATTTATGATAGGCCTTCAAGGGTTGAGGAGATCTATTCACTTTACTTAACCCCAGTAATAGACGTACTGAAGGAATACGGCAAAGTAGAAATAAGGGGACAGGACCTTTTACTTAACGGTAAAAAGGTGAGCGGTAACGGTGCGGTAACTTACGATAATATTACCTGCATAACCGGGAGTATTATAGTAAAAAACGACATTGCTGAACTAGCTTACCTACTTAACGTGTCTTCTGAGAAGTTTAAGGATAAAATAGCTATGTCAATAAAGGATTGGGTTACTGGTTTATCAGAAGAAGTTGGTAGGGAAGTTACTACTGATGAAGTTAGGGAGAAGTTGAGGGAAGTCCTACTTAGAAAGTATAACGCAAAGGTTTACGAACTTAAGGAGGAGGACTTAAAATATTGGGACGATATTTCAAAGCCTGAAGAGAGAGATGATAGGGACAGGTTATCTTATGTAGAAGGCTGTTTTAAAGTCGCTTCAAGGGTATTTTTGTGCAACGAGGAGAGGAAGTTTAGGAAATTGGTTAACGTAACTGTTAGGTTGGTTGACGGTAAAATAGACGACGTAACTATTACTGGAGATTTCTTTGTACAACCCAGAGATTTAATTGAAAAACTGGAGAAGGCTTTACAAGGCAAGACTCCATGGGAATCAGCTGTAGTTATAAAAGACGTGTTAAGAGAGGGAAGCATTTACGGGTTTACTGTCGACGACCTAGTTTCAGTCTTTAAGGATATAGGAGAAAAGTATTTAAAGCGTGAATAA
- a CDS encoding alcohol dehydrogenase catalytic domain-containing protein, whose product MKAAVLDEYGKPLLIKDVEMSGNDNDVLVKVKASGMCGRDLVIWKGGFRNLKLPLILGHEIFGELNDKPVGVFGTVVCNNCIYCKKGKENLCENSVFFGEGRPGGYAEAVYAPRDSVFPLPDEDYEKYAAAVCPLATSIHAARLANVRKDTVVLVTGAGGGVGIHMIQFLKSLGAYVISVTSDEKKERVGKFSDAIVTEKEFSKKVKGVDVVMELVGSETINESLRSLSRDGTLILIGNVNGREISLKRPALTIMRQQKIIGSASYTRKEVLEAVDLIHNRKIVPIYKRYELVNVNNAIKDLSKGRVLGRAILIP is encoded by the coding sequence ATGAAGGCTGCCGTTTTAGATGAATACGGAAAACCCTTACTAATAAAGGACGTGGAAATGAGTGGAAATGATAATGACGTCTTAGTTAAAGTTAAAGCTTCTGGAATGTGCGGAAGAGATTTAGTTATATGGAAAGGAGGATTCAGAAATCTAAAACTTCCATTAATATTAGGGCATGAAATTTTTGGAGAATTAAACGATAAACCCGTAGGAGTATTCGGTACAGTTGTGTGTAACAACTGTATATATTGTAAAAAAGGTAAGGAAAACCTATGTGAAAACTCGGTCTTTTTCGGAGAAGGAAGACCTGGAGGATATGCAGAGGCCGTTTACGCTCCCAGAGATTCAGTTTTTCCTCTACCGGATGAGGATTACGAAAAATACGCTGCGGCTGTATGTCCTCTAGCTACGTCCATTCATGCCGCTAGATTAGCTAATGTAAGGAAGGACACAGTAGTCCTAGTAACGGGGGCAGGCGGAGGAGTAGGTATTCATATGATTCAATTTCTGAAAAGTTTAGGAGCTTATGTAATTTCAGTAACCTCAGATGAAAAGAAAGAGAGAGTAGGAAAGTTCTCCGACGCGATAGTAACGGAGAAGGAATTTTCTAAGAAAGTTAAAGGAGTAGATGTCGTAATGGAGTTGGTAGGCAGTGAAACTATTAACGAGAGCTTGAGGTCATTATCCAGAGATGGTACATTGATCTTAATAGGTAACGTGAATGGAAGGGAAATTTCTCTTAAGAGACCGGCTTTAACTATAATGAGACAACAAAAGATCATAGGCTCTGCTTCATATACTAGAAAAGAAGTACTTGAGGCAGTAGATCTTATACATAACCGAAAGATTGTTCCAATTTATAAAAGATATGAATTAGTAAACGTAAATAATGCAATAAAAGATCTAAGCAAAGGAAGAGTTCTAGGGAGGGCTATACTTATACCTTAA
- a CDS encoding DUF4352 domain-containing protein: MNKVVIIGVVVAVIVVIAAIAVLYKPTSTTPSTTTTTPSSTTPPSPYELSIINVINGHALSEYDGESGKTFVIVNFTFNYEGSSSFTVKPSDFYIITNEGEYEACFTSLFEGTPNYLSEATLQKGDHISGCIAFEIPTSATPEKIEYKTLTGNVLVCTSLPSPNKYIIAIGDVYACTNNDSIATSLITHPTLPANIFTYGGEIQNYTIKVTAEDYFGPPVKITAVKVSPSCFTVVSCGGAVGKELSPGQCYCFTVSIKYPADGGYFKSVYIYVCVECT, from the coding sequence ATGAATAAAGTAGTAATCATAGGGGTAGTGGTAGCGGTAATTGTAGTAATTGCAGCTATAGCAGTATTATATAAACCGACTAGTACTACACCTTCTACAACTACTACAACACCTTCTTCAACTACACCACCGTCTCCATATGAGCTATCAATTATAAACGTCATAAACGGACATGCGTTAAGTGAATATGACGGTGAAAGCGGTAAAACGTTCGTTATAGTAAACTTCACTTTTAATTATGAAGGTAGTTCATCGTTTACTGTAAAGCCCAGCGATTTCTATATAATAACTAATGAAGGAGAGTATGAAGCTTGTTTTACTTCACTCTTCGAAGGGACACCCAACTATTTGTCAGAAGCTACACTGCAAAAAGGTGACCATATAAGCGGTTGTATAGCATTTGAAATACCAACATCTGCTACTCCAGAAAAGATAGAGTATAAAACGCTGACGGGCAACGTGCTTGTATGCACTTCATTACCTTCTCCAAACAAATACATAATAGCAATAGGTGACGTGTACGCTTGTACAAATAATGATAGTATCGCAACATCCTTGATAACACATCCTACATTACCTGCAAATATCTTTACGTATGGAGGGGAAATACAGAATTATACTATAAAAGTTACTGCAGAAGATTATTTTGGTCCTCCAGTGAAGATAACTGCAGTTAAGGTCTCTCCTAGCTGTTTTACCGTAGTAAGCTGTGGAGGAGCTGTAGGAAAGGAATTATCGCCAGGACAATGCTACTGTTTCACTGTAAGTATAAAGTACCCTGCTGACGGAGGTTACTTTAAATCAGTGTATATATATGTCTGTGTCGAATGTACATAA